The following are from one region of the Salvia splendens isolate huo1 chromosome 2, SspV2, whole genome shotgun sequence genome:
- the LOC121769331 gene encoding transcription repressor OFP1-like, whose protein sequence is MGNYKLRLLDMMIPKAWFTNKRTPNSSKKHLSSSPPSPPNFTNSDQRKSYYFTRDLAPLQPAASELPRRRRSTRRNRRPPPPHPSASESIDDLSTTQGTNSASSEPDSVLIEHGSDIPTLCSCSCRGRGDGQYLRPCLPPIITKKNEAAEKEDSPARRLPAAGVKLRVNSPRIRVGQGRRRRSVSSNSSISESLAVVKASKDPRRDFRESMVEMILENNIRASSDLEELLACYLSLNSDEYHHLIIAVFKQIWFEFIHLRLK, encoded by the coding sequence ATGGGTAATTACAAATTGAGATTGTTGGACATGATGATCCCCAAGGCCTGGTTCACCAACAAGCGCACACCCAACTccagcaagaaacacttatcaTCATCACCACCATCGCCGCCGAATTTCACCAATTCCGACCAGCGAAAGTCTTACTACTTCACTAGAGACCTCGCTCCACTCCAGCCCGCCGCCTCCGAACTTccacggcggcggcggagcacgAGGCGGAACCGCCGCCCCCCACCGCCACATCCTTCCGCCTCTGAGTCAATTGACGACTTGTCAACGACTCAGGGCACAAACTCTGCCTCGTCCGAGCCAGACTCCGTCCTCATAGAGCACGGCTCGGACATTCCCACCCTCTGCAGTTGCAGCTGCAGAGGCAGGGGCGATGGTCAGTATCTTCGCCCCTGCCTCCCGCCGATCATCACGAAGAAGAATGAGGCGGCGGAGAAAGAGGACAGCCCAGCGAGGCGGCTGCCGGCGGCGGGGGTGAAGCTGCGTGTGAATTCGCCGCGGATCAGGGTGGGTcaggggcggcggcggcggagcgtGTCGTCGAATTCGAGCATATCGGAGAGCTTGGCGGTGGTGAAGGCGTCCAAGGATCCGCGGCGGGATTTCAGAGAATCGATGGTGGAGATGATTTTGGAGAACAACATAAGGGCGTCGAGTGATCTTGAAGAATTGCTTGCTTGCTATCTCTCTCTCAATTCCGATGAATATCATCATCTTATCATCGCCGTCTTCAAACAGATTTGGTTTGAATTTATTCATCTCCGCcttaaataa